In the Diprion similis isolate iyDipSimi1 chromosome 2, iyDipSimi1.1, whole genome shotgun sequence genome, one interval contains:
- the LOC124412664 gene encoding enhancer of split mbeta protein-like — MMSYDYPHPVSRTYQYKKITKPLLERKRRARINRCLDELKDLMVDALETEGENISKLEKADILELTVRHLQRLQASRPSGLSTVAVPGEDSSENRWRSGFGHCAAEACRFLTALPGEAADRLARHLASGLQATRQIEIQVPQKANSPPSSPMASRSELVSPTLASLEKTAKLLVRSVSPAGSSTRGSPSPRQNLSPRVTLHPYRGDKVNVTERPLTPPCQVGKELAPPSRVGNETPVSIARAGCSIDLSPDNRLPTVDRQATTDPNPQPVADDDEEIDVENVDDSDPMWRPW; from the exons ATGATGTCGTACGATTATCCGCATCCGGTTTCCAGGACTTATCAGTACAAAAAG ATAACCAAACCTCTTCTGGAACGGAAACGACGCGCTCGTATCAACCGGTGCCTTGACGAACTCAAGGATCTCATGGTCGACGCTTTGGAG ACCGAAGGAGAGAACATCAGCAAGCTAGAAAAAGCCGACATTTTAGAGCTGACTGTACGGCACCTTCAACGTCTTCAGGCTTCGCGACCCTCTGGATTGTCGACAGTCGCTGTCCCAGGCGAAGATTCGTCGGAGAACCGATGGCGATCAGGCTTTGGACACTGCGCTGCTGAGGCTTGTAGGTTTCTCACTGCCCTCCCTGGAGAAGCTGCCGATCGGCTTGCTCGACATCTTGCTTCGGGTCTTCAAGCCACCAGGCAAATCGAGATCCAG GTCCCGCAAAAAGCGAATTCTCCTCCTTCATCTCCGATGGCGTCAAGATCAGAGCTGGTTTCGCCAACCTTAGCGAGCTTGGAGAAAACGGCGAAGCTTTTGGTGAGGTCGGTAAGCCCTGCCGGTAGCAGCACCAGAGGTTCGCCATCCCCGAGACAGAATTTGTCACCGCGGGTAACGCTGCATCCTTACCGTGGTGACAAGGTTAACGTTACCGAACGGCCGCTCACTCCTCCTTGTCAAGTCGGTAAAGAATTGGCGCCGCCGAGCCGCGTCGGTAACGAAACACCCGTATCGATCGCTCGAGCTGGATGCTCCATAGATCTCTCCCCCGATAACCGGTTACCGACGGTCGATCGTCAGGCCACAACCGATCCTAACCCTCAACCAGTTGCCGACGATGACGAAGAGATCGACGTCGAAAATGTTGACGATAGTGATCCGATGTGGAGACCCTGGTAG